DNA sequence from the Candidatus Fluviicola riflensis genome:
CAGGTGAATACGGGTGGTTTAGGTATCAAAGGACCGATAATCATTACCTTTTGGGCTTCTTGGTGTCCCACATGTAAAAGAGAATTAGGGACGTTAAGTGATCTTTACACAGATTGGAAAGACGAAACAGGAGTTACTATCGTAGCCGTGTCACTCGATGATGAAAAAACAAAGAATAATGTTCCAACATTGGTTAATGCAAGTGGTTGGGAATTCTTAGTTTTGATGGATTCAAACAGTGATTTTAAAAGAGCAATGGGCGTGAACAATACTCCACACACCTTTTTAATCAACGAAAGTGGTGAGATTGTATACTCACGAAACAATTACGCTCCGGGAGATGAAGATCTTTTATACGAAGCATTATTAAAATTAAAAAAATAGATATGATTAGAACAGGCTTATTTATAGCATTTTTGTTTGCTTCTCAAATGCTTTTGGCACAGAAA
Encoded proteins:
- a CDS encoding alkyl hydroperoxide reductase, with the protein product MLLLSTISFAQEEKTNIEQKKLPSVSLRTVDGDQVNTGGLGIKGPIIITFWASWCPTCKRELGTLSDLYTDWKDETGVTIVAVSLDDEKTKNNVPTLVNASGWEFLVLMDSNSDFKRAMGVNNTPHTFLINESGEIVYSRNNYAPGDEDLLYEALLKLKK